A segment of the Mauremys mutica isolate MM-2020 ecotype Southern chromosome 7, ASM2049712v1, whole genome shotgun sequence genome:
AAGGCCATCATTGTAATAAAATTAAAGTTAGTTACTTGTGGAAGTTCGGACACTTCCAGGATTTAGTCTTCCTCTTGCAAAGGATCACTCCCATGGAACCTGGAGAGCGTTTGCTGGTCTGACTCAACTCTTCCCACTCAATCCCTATTCACCAGTGGCACGGAAAGGGGGTTCTTTAACAAAGCATTATACATAACACCTCTACCAAACTAAACATAAACATTTTTGTAGTTAAATGCAGAAAGTCGATTTTTCCACCCCTTTCCTCCTTTTACACGGCAAGTAAAGCTCACTGGCCTGGGAGTAGCCTCTATCTGCCAACCTTTGGCCAGTGAAGAGGATTCAGAGAAAAATAATACAACCATCAATCAGAAAAAGGAGGGGCGATAAAGGAAATAATTAAGCTGTAGCTTCAATTGTGCATTCCCGTGCAAGGTGCCCTGACTCGCCACAGCGATAGCAGTTGACTTCACTTGTCTTGCTGCAGTTGATGGCTACATGCCCAGTTTCACCACACCTGAAGGaaagaaatattaatatttattattgatAAATTAAAAGTGGATGTTAGCCTCTTCAATAGCCACAACAGGAACTACTCAACACTGCCATCACAGTACAACCTGATGTAGCACTAATGAACTCTGTATTTGAGGCTTCTGCTGTATAACTGTTCTAATACATTTGGAAATATACCCTTAGCTATTAGGCAAGCTCAATTCTATACCAGAGAAATGTGTGCAATTTCTAATATCCTGACATCACTGAATGTGCTGCACTACTATACATGCTAAACTCTGTTTAAGTCAAAAGCTGCATCAGACATCAGTCTAACCATTACAGGCAGTGAGTCAAAGTTAGTTTCTTTAAAAAGATCACAAGAAAATAGGCATATACCCAAAACAGATTATACAAGTTAGCTTGTTTAAACTGCAAATTAGAGTAAGGGTAAGATATACCTTAAATAGCTGTAGGATAATTTTTTATACCTTTAGTGCCTTACCTATAGCACTTAACTTTGGTGCAGTCTTTTTGAATGTGTCCAAATTCCCCACAAGAATAGCACTTCTGCTCATCTGCATGGTCACAGTCACGAGCCAGATGGCCAGGTTTGCCACAGTTGTAGCAGCactgctctcgctctctcttcgGCTCCTTGCAGTCCTTAGCAATATGGCCACCTCTGCCGCAGTTATAGCAGGCTTCCACAATAAGAGAACAAGCCAAACAAGACTATAAAACCTTGATAAAGTTACAACAtaacattcttttttaaaaaaacttaaattATCTGACACATGTATTCAGTTCCCCCCCCTTCCACCACATTCTaagtaaataaaatagaaaatttaGTAATATTTACCATCCTCCTGAAGATCACAGTCCTTGGCAAGATGGCCAGACTCACCACAGCGGTAACAGATGTCTGGGAGAGATGAAGACATGAACTGGAAGCCTATTTTATAGAGGGAACATGAAAAGCATTGTTATTTGGGATTAAAATATACAAACAACTTGACAGTGTCAACATATGGCTTAGGACATTAGCAAAAAGAATCTACAATCCTTCCCACAGCAACCTCACTATTCTTCTCAAGAGATTTAGTAGCAGAGAGTTGCAGTAAGCCCTCATCAAGACTTAGCAAATGTACTCTAGTGTACTGCAAGTACGAAAGATTACCAAATTAAAATTGGAACTACACTTGACAAAATAAGGTTACCAGAATAGATTTAATGTACTATCCTTGATCTGTATTTGCTCAGTCACTAAAGCAATACTTGTAAAGATATCAGCCGTATCACATTTGTAATTAGTGAGATTTTACTGTTCTTTCAGATACGTATAAATTAGAAACCTCTTGCGGAGGTAAATCCACCTCTGCCACGGCTTCGCATCCCACGGCCACGGCCAATTCCAGTAGGGCATTCCCGAGCCCAATGACCAGTACGTCCACACTTGAAGCACTCGTTGCTGCTCATCACTGCAGTTTACTTcctatgtaaaaaaaattacagcagATATTTAACTtatgggctttttaaaaaagtatgcCTACTGAAAATTAAATTTGAAGTTGACAACTTCACTGAATGTCTAAACTTAATATATTCAAATACATAAATTTCATAAATGCTTGatgtcaagttttttttttaaagtcaaatcACTGACCTAgaggaagtcactggctaagcactgGGGAGGTGCTTAACCAGTTTGATATAGCAGAAGCCTCTTCTGCAGTTGCAGAAAGAATATTTCCTTAATTTCAGTTTATTTAGTTCACTGACTAGTTCAAAGTTAAGCCAATTGGGAGTTGTATAAGCAGGAATGCTCATTTTTCCTTCCTGCGATTATGTATAAAAATTGTGTGTGGATGAGATTTACTAGTTCTAAAAAATATCTTGAAGCACATGGTGGCCAGAAACAGTTTTCACTAACTACAGacaatattttaaatgcaaaacatgttgaCAAAAGACTGCATCAGGACCTTTATTAAAGcaagctaattaaaaaaaataaatgcacaaaGCAGCATTTTATTAAATTTCCATCCAAACAGAGCTTGATACAAGTGTAAAAAAACATACCACATTCTTTGCCATTTTCTATCATTGTAAAAGATGTAAAAAAGAATCTGACGTGTGTATAGGTATACACTAAATATGGTGCTTGTTTGCCAATAGGTAATGTTTAATTACAAATCAATGTTTTAATagctaccaatgagaatcaaccttgTAGAAAACAAAAGTACAAATGTGAGCCAATTAAAGCCAAACCACCCAGGTTTACCTAAAGTAGCTATTAGAGAATCTTCCAGAACACAATAGGTGTTTAAAGGGAGACCATCAATTAAGTTTTCTGGGTTTTGTATTTTAGTTTAGAAAATAGTTTCACTTTAAAAATCTCATGCACTACACAGTGCTGCCATGATGTGTTTGCAATCACATCTTTAATTAgctcagaattaaaaaaaattcctggaaACAGTCTTAAATTTGTAGAAGCTTGCTTAGGCCAAAAGTAAGTTTTGAACCCTGTTTGAGTGTCCTTAACTGTGGCACGATAATATCTAGGGCTGATAAGCTATGAAACATAGCTTTACTGCTAAAGTTAAGCTGTTGGTTTACACATGCATATTTtcagctacacctctaccccaatataacacatgAATCTGGAtacaacatggtaaagcagcgtgtggggggggaggggtgcagctgtgcactccagtgaatcaaagcaagttagatataatgtggtttcacctataacgcagtaagattttttggctcctgaggacagcgttatatcagggtagaggtgtatcttgaaGCTTTATACTGGGAAAATTTCCATCAGTCACTGAAAATAGCACCTGGACTATACTGAACTGCAGACAGCAATTTATAACAAAGTTAATCCCATACAAAGGCTCAAACTATGATAAATTAACAATACAGAGCATAAATAACTCCACCTTTTATGAAGTCTGCTTGATTAGCATGACAGAAACCCTACAGAAACTCAGTTATCCACCTGTTTATGTTATAAAATAGACTTGTGTAATGGCCAACATTAGCTATGCAGTTGCAAATGTTTAACGTCTAAATTATGTACTATTTCTGAAGACTCATTACTAGACTATTCAGGTATTACATTATGGCTGAGTATTTGAAGAATTTAAGACTGCTCTTAACAGAAAATCAAgtacaaaaaattgaaaataaaaactTGGTTATGAAGATTAAACTTGCTGTAGAactagctagagcaggggtcggcaacctttcagaagaggtgtgccgagtcttcatttattcactctaatttaaggtttcacgtgccagtaatacattaacatttttagaaggtctctttctataagtctataatatataactaagctattatgtgtaaagtaaataagttttaaatgtttaagaagcttcatttaaaaataaattaaaatgcagtgcccccaggacccaggcactgtgagtgccactgaaaatcagcttgcgtgccgcctttggcagacatgccataggttgcctacccctgagctagagatTAGAAGATTGCAAACTAAAAATTGTCATTTCTACTTATATTTAGATGATCTTTGCATTAGCTTAATTTTTGCTTAACAAGTTATACTGCTGATCTGACCAGAGACATGAATACAAAGGAAACTCTGCTATTAACAAAAGTCATTGATGTACTACTTAGCACaagggtccccaatgtggtgccttggtgggcgccatggcacccacaggcatTTAAGTGCACCCACgtgagcatccactgaaatgctgctgacaagcatcatccagaggcatcgccgctgccgaaatgccgccaattttcagcagcgacgcctattgacgttgccgcttatcagtggcatttcggcagatgcttgtctgcCGCCACAGTCCTCCTTGGCTCGtcatctggcgcctgccagacaaaaaaggttggggaccactgacttagcATGATTGTAGTTAACAGCTGGATTTGTGTTCCTGTTAACACTGTTACCAAGGTTTTTCTTGACCTTTTGTTGAGCTGCACCACACTACATGGGAATATTAATCTAAACTGGTATAGTACTGTATGCAAGACAGACTAAAAACTACTATGCAACCTGCTGACCAGAAGTATTTTGTACTGAAACACCcagatccctccccaccccctttaatCACTATGCAGACATATAATCAAGTCCCTAATGCAAAAGGACTTGCAACAAAAAGTTAACATGCAAAAATTGGTGCAACAAAACAAGCAGAAAAGTGAAGGGAAAGGATCAAGAAGGGTATTAGACTCACAGTATTGTAAGTTTCTGTAACAATTAAAAAGGAAATCTGACAAAATCCTTAtgggccacttgtgctaagtatTAGAATGGCATCAATACCGATCAACTACTTGATATGAATTTTTAATCCACttgtttttttaatccagttgcTACATAAAAGCAGAAAACCACACACACCACACTTTGCTACTGTGTAGTTGCTCCTATAGTTTTGAGTACCCCTTTTTCCTGTATCTTTCTGGTAAGGGGGGCACAAATGCCCAACTCTGAGCACTGCTGATTTAGAGCATGCTGTTCTGTATGTTCAAAGGTACCTCTGACTGCAGCATCTACAGCTTATGCTAACCTACCTTGACAAACAAACACTTTAATTAAACTACTGTATTTCTCTGCACCAAAATTCTAATGTCCACATTTAAGTTTGAGTCAGTTTGAGGGTCTCCATTGTGATGCTTACACACTTAAATCTATAGCCTGTAACCAGAGACTTGAAGATGACAAGTGTATAAGACAATGtcttaagaaaaataattttcccaCCTTTTAGGAGAAAAGGCTTCAGAATTCAGAGAACTGCATTGCTAGAAACAATGAGGCCTGAGTTCTAAAAATATATGCAAACAAGCCATCTAGGGTCAGTAGTCCAAATATGGCTTATTGCTGTCCCTCAAAAAAGTATGCACCATATCTGAACAAATGTAATTCAGTAGAGTTAATGATTTTATTCATTTTAAGCCACAATACATAACCATGTTTCCCTTCATTGCTGTTTGCAGGTTGGACAGCACTAGCACTTGTTCATCTGTAGCAACCAATTCTTTGTAAAGAGGCATCAGACTTTCAGAATCATGTAAATTGGTCAATTTTCACTGTCAGTCATTAGCATTACTTTTATTTGGACCCACCCAAAAAGTCTGTTAAAGATACCTGCAatgaaaaacaggttttttttgtacCATGCATCAtggcctgaatttttttttttttttttaaatctaccttAAGGTTCAGGTCCGCCCTGGAATATTAAGGGACTCAATTACCAGAGAAGTCAGAGCTTCAAGAAACTGCAAGCTGAGCCAGAGGTGTAGCTAAAAatcctttttcccccctctttaaACCTTTGACATTTACCCCAATAAAACTGACATTAGGATGTTATAATAGACATCCTTTTCTCCTTCAGAGAAGGCAGTTTGTTACACACCTGACGTGACCTTCTCAACACAAGCCCCTTTGCCAAagcactgaaggaaaaaaaataaggaaaaactgAAAAGGTATTTAGGTCTTCATGCTTCATGGTGCAGGAGACCAAAAAATTATAATATGCTAACTCAAAGCAATACCTTCTGCAAGTTACCTTAAAGTTAGTTGCATCTTTACTGTAAGCCTTATTTTCATTATACCCAACTAAAAAAATTACTACTTTCAGGATGCACTAGAATTTTGGAAGAATTAAACAGTCAATTACTTAAGTTTCATTTTTAACATCCTAGTCAGAGGAGCTGGATTTTTACCCCATGAGTATATGAACAAGTACAATAGGTGTTGGGGAGTAAGTGGGGGAGATGAAGCCAGGACAGCCAAGGACTTGAAGAACCTACAAAGCTCAAAGGTTTCACAACACAAGTAAGATGTTATGAACCATATATCCAATGGAACTCAAAGCTCGAAGGACAATGTCAGCTAGGGAAATATGAGTATGCAGTAGTTAAGTTTCTGCAGCACTGGAGAATGGGAGGAAAGCGAGGACCCTGCGGAACACTAAGTCCATAGGCAGAGTGAGAGGACTCTTTCAATGTATCAGAGTTAaggctgtttttttaaaatatagtaaaaaaaaaatcactgacacTTGGACAACAGATCTATCAACTGTGAAGATCTGAATATCTCCATTTCCCCTATCTTTGAATGTGGGTATATTTAAGCTTTCACATCACAATACAGTACTGCAGTACCTTACATCTTGTAGCTTTGTATATCAGACAAACGCTAGAACTTTGTTGTTAATATCAAAGGTTAGACAGTTTATAAAAAGAACTAACCAGGGGCAACAAGGAGTTGGTCAAATTAGCAATAAGTTTACTTTCAGTGTTGTGTTAGCTATTGGTTTGTCATAGTTCTAGACTCTTCTGTAAACAGACTTTCTAAACTTAAAAAGTTTTAGAGTGCAGAATAACAGTAAGTTGTCTTCCTTCTAGCACTATGGCCAAAAAGGTTTTCCTTTAGAATATCTGGAAGTCAAATTGTTAAGTCACAGAAAGAAGCTACTGATAACCCactagaaaacaaacataagtaaCAAGACTTAAAAAGGAGTCATTTATGGGTTTGAAGAGCTATAAAGCtcagttttttaaaatgcattagacAGGTTTTACAGTTAGGCTGCTTAAATCCTTATGAACTGTTAGTCCAGCGTATCTCTATTGCTTGTTAGAAGTCAAGTTTCTTAAACCAGTGTTTTGGTCATAAAACTGACCACACCTGCTCTCACCTTTCACACTGAGAACATTATCTAACAAGCTTTTACTATTCTTTGTAACAGATAAATGAATACTTGTCATAAGCAGAGTTAGATAAAAAGGAACGCAGATGCTCATAATGGAAAGCTTAAGcacggagggggggaggggaaagggagaagagTAGATACAATAGCTTGACAAATACATTCTAAGTTATGTCTGAGTAAAATGGAGCTAGAAGGTATTTTCTAGACCATAACTGAAAAAGCAACTAATGTTTTAGTACCTTCAGTTCATTATGAGTTATAATTCTAATCCTCAATTGTGGAATTTGATCTGCACCACTACCTTCACTGGATATTTACAACAACAGATACATAAAAACCCACACACAACATACACACCCCAAGAGCAAAGATCATGTAAGTGAAGACAAGCAACCTTGCTGAATTACTTGTAAGCAGAGCAGCAGTTTCAAAGAGTTAAGACACAGGTCTGTctagggaaggggaaaaaatccagaCTCCATGCACAGggggagatttgggggggggggggagaagtctTACTCCATGCTCCCCTTCCCAGCTTCAATTCATAGAGACTTTCATCCCCCCAGTTTGCTTTATTATAACAAGTACTCAAACATTTCATAGATACATTACACCTAAAATGCTGACTAATGTCAATCAGCCTTAATACAAGGACAAGCTAGCTATATTCAAGAGCCAACACAATGCCCCACCCTTCTTTCCCTCCTATGTGTACTGCAATACAAGCATTAATGATCCCTGTAGCTAACTTCATTGAGTAGATTGTTGTTTTTAGTACAGAATGAAgttaacaaggagtctggtggcacctgaaagactaagggatttatttgggcatacatTCTGTACTATAGTAGTGTCAAGATATCGTTCATGTCATAACAGAACTGTTGGGAGGTCCACAGAGAGATGTTAGCACCACCTTGGAATCCAGAAGGGCCCATAGAGATCTTTGTTGGCAAGCACAAACCTCCTTTTGTcaaccatggggggggggagggggggggagggaagagaattaTCTTCAGCATACTTAATAAATTGAGGGAAATATTTACTAGTATTACCAGCATCTTATACTAGAAAAACTTCAGCTTCTAACCAGGCACTCACTGCAGCAGTCAGGAGACAGCAACACCCAGCTACAATGAAAGATGTGGACCAGCATATTGGTCACAAAGTCCAAGTCTATTCTTCCCAAACATAATCAGTACACACAGTATAGATTTAAAATGCAGTGGAATTCCAAGGCAAACTTACTGTTCCCAAAGCCATCTTCAGTATCAGAAGTGACTCAGCAAACCATAATCTACTTCAGCAGGGTCCAGACACAAGTCAACACTAACAAAAGCAGCACAACTTGAGAATCAATAACAATACTTCACATTATATTGTTATATCAAACTGCATGGCCTAGCATCTATATGCCACAGCCTAATCAAGGGACAAAGGTTGTCAGATACCAGCCAACCTGCTCTGCAGTTACCTTTCCTCCCATGAGCTTCCAGAAAGGAGGGTAGGGACAATATCACTGGCAAAATATGCCAGCATTAACATGGTTCTAGCAGGGTAGTCAATATCCAGATTCACTCTACAGTCTgtaccaccagatgcttttgaacaaaccctgacattttttgttgtttttttattttcttctctggaAATTTGGACACCAGAGACAAGACTACTCCTGTTCTAGAACATGGCCTATACACCATTTATTTGAGGAAAGGTGCCTTCTACAAAGAACTATTTACTTCCACCACAAGAATTAAAATAGTTCTTTAATACTAGTCAGGCTGATACAATGACTGTCACTGGAACCCAAAGGGTCCCCAATTAATATGTATATCATGTGACCTGTAAGTATGATACTGGAAGAGGATCTTAGAGCCAGTGAGTTATTAGCTATTGCTAGCATAGCCTTAACAAtggggttctcaaattgtggtccACAGATCACCAGTAATTTACTAAGGCCTTCTCATAGCCTAGGCTTCCTGATCCAAGATCATCTAAAGTGAATTCAAACAGGAGGTGAGGATTGCCCCTGTAAGATATAAGTTTCACTCTAGCCCCCACCTCCTCACCAAGAACAAACAAACCCCTCAAAACAAAAGCCACAGTTCAAGAGTCTAAGTTGAAAGAGTTACTACTTACATTAACACCCCCTAATAAATAATTTGGGATAGTCCTGTTTTATATAACTTGAACTAAAAAAAACCTAGAACTATCCCAAGCAAAGATATTAGACTGAGATGACTTAAAACCAAGTTTAACAGGCATTCAAATAAAGCGATTGTAAATCAGAAGTGCAACCATGATCACGAAGTTACTCTATTAAGTTGCAGGGCTCACAGACAGAGTGGGACACCTCCTAGATCTCCAGTCAGATGTAACTAGATTGAACACCCCAACCCTCCCGAACCGAGCACATGGAGAGGCCACATGGTGCAATCACAGCACGGCCCGCCGTCCTGGCCATTACCGCCTTCCCGACCCGCACGAGGTCGCAAGAAACGGGAGCGCGGCAGAGCAGACGGCAGCTTGAACACAGAGCACGAGTTCAGCCCCAAACTGACTTCCCACCCGCACCACGCAGCCCAGACCCGCTACTGCCCCCAGGGGCAACAGGCCCGACGCAGCCGCCTGACCCTCCGCCCCAAGCCCAGCCGGACGAGTGTGTTCATGCGGCCCAGCCACCAGCCTCCTCCATCCCCACGCACCGGGATGAGGTGCCCCAGGCAGCCCCCCGCGGAGCGGTTCACCCGCGCCTCggaccggggggaggggagagaggccgCTCCGTCCCCAGCCCTCTCCGCCGCCGGGCGCCCGAGCAGCGATGGCTTCCGCTCACCGCCGCCCACAGCGTGACTCAGCCCGGCCAGcgcgcccagcccagcccacccgcAGGGCCCCCTCACTCGCGCCCCGCTTCCAGCCAAACTGCCGCCACCTCcccctccagggctgggggcaagCGCGGCCGAGGCTCGGGTGGTTTCCCGCGCGCTAGGCCGGAGTGCGCCACCGCCACCACCCGCAGCTTCCCCGCGcgggccggggccaggccgcGCCCCGCTTGCTCCGCGAGCCGCCCTGACGGTTACCTGCAGGCTCCCGACCCTCCTGCGATAGGTAGCGCGTCCGGGCGACGACGGGCCCGGTCCTCTTGCGATCTCCCCCGCTTGATaccagagccccgctgcctgcGCCACACGCGGTTTGCACACGGCCCCACACACGCACTTACTTACTCActctccccccgcccttcccTATTACTCTGCGCACGGCTCATTATCCCCCTTAGCACAACCAATGGGCACCCGCCGCTGCCTCCGTGCAGCCAATCAGCGCTGGAAATGGGAGGACCAATCAGCGCCGTCGAAAAGGGGGAGGTGCCCGCCTACCGGGTCAGGCTTGTCTCGACTCTTTCTTGCTTTACTGCCCTGTGAGGGAGAAGGGGcggttggtggggggtggggatgtcgCCACCGCCGCTCTAAGGTCACGGGGCGATTGACGACTCCGAGGGTGCTGCAGTGCGCGAGGTTCCCCTGGGTTCCCGCAGcgcctccctgcccctcctccgttGTGACTCACAAGCGAGGAAGTtgcggctcccctcccccatcccgcaGGCAGCCCCGACGCAGTGCTCGGTCCCCGCCCGGCCTGTTGGGCTCACGTCAcgcggggtggggtgcaggctcggcCGCCCTTGTGAGGTGATGCGGCAGAACAGGGGAGTCAGCGCCCGCCTCCCGCCAAATCCTGAACGGGGCTTGAGACTCGCACGACGCGCCAGGAAAGCCAGTCACTTGGCGGCCCCTGTGATGGTTATTTCCCGCCCGACACGCGCGGCAGCCGCGATTCGACCCGAAACGTGGCTCAGGCCAGCAGGACCCCGTCCCCGAGCGCCTAGgccctgggctgcggggagctTCCATTCCACCTTTTACCCCcgttccctccctttccccccactgcTCCTACAGGCTCCGCTCTCCGCCTTGCCCCACTGTTTGTCTCATGTTCAGTCTCCTACGCCTCATGTTTTCCTTCTGCCACCCCTCGGTTCACTACACCTCTCCCGGTTCCCTTCTGCTACCCACATTCTCATCCCCTTCAACGGGCACTTTCCCCAGATACCCCTCCACCTCtcattcccctgccccctcagtcTCTCCACTGAACCCctgttcctctgcacccc
Coding sequences within it:
- the LOC123374811 gene encoding cellular nucleic acid-binding protein isoform X2 yields the protein MSSNECFKCGRTGHWARECPTGIGRGRGMRSRGRGGFTSARGFQFMSSSLPDICYRCGESGHLAKDCDLQEDACYNCGRGGHIAKDCKEPKREREQCCYNCGKPGHLARDCDHADEQKCYSCGEFGHIQKDCTKVKCYRCGETGHVAINCSKTSEVNCYRCGESGHLARECTIEATA
- the LOC123374811 gene encoding cellular nucleic acid-binding protein isoform X1, which translates into the protein MSSNECFKCGRTGHWARECPTGIGRGRGMRSRGRGGFTSARGFQFMSSSLPDICYRCGESGHLAKDCDLQEDEACYNCGRGGHIAKDCKEPKREREQCCYNCGKPGHLARDCDHADEQKCYSCGEFGHIQKDCTKVKCYRCGETGHVAINCSKTSEVNCYRCGESGHLARECTIEATA
- the LOC123374811 gene encoding cellular nucleic acid-binding protein isoform X4; the protein is MSSNECFKCGRTGHWARECPTGIGRGRGMRSRGRGFQFMSSSLPDICYRCGESGHLAKDCDLQEDACYNCGRGGHIAKDCKEPKREREQCCYNCGKPGHLARDCDHADEQKCYSCGEFGHIQKDCTKVKCYRCGETGHVAINCSKTSEVNCYRCGESGHLARECTIEATA
- the LOC123374811 gene encoding cellular nucleic acid-binding protein isoform X3; its protein translation is MSSNECFKCGRTGHWARECPTGIGRGRGMRSRGRGFQFMSSSLPDICYRCGESGHLAKDCDLQEDEACYNCGRGGHIAKDCKEPKREREQCCYNCGKPGHLARDCDHADEQKCYSCGEFGHIQKDCTKVKCYRCGETGHVAINCSKTSEVNCYRCGESGHLARECTIEATA